From a region of the Methanomassiliicoccus sp. genome:
- a CDS encoding metal-sensing transcriptional repressor → MKECMDVPAVQARLKRVEGQVRGIHEMVGKDVPCDQILIQIGAAKAALQKIGQLILEGHLQHCIVEGIEKGEAERTMKELAATIEQFSRMN, encoded by the coding sequence TTGAAGGAGTGTATGGACGTCCCGGCTGTTCAGGCTCGGCTAAAGCGTGTTGAGGGTCAGGTCCGCGGGATCCACGAGATGGTCGGCAAGGACGTCCCGTGCGACCAGATATTGATCCAGATTGGTGCCGCCAAGGCCGCCCTCCAGAAGATCGGACAGCTGATATTGGAAGGCCACCTGCAGCACTGCATCGTGGAAGGCATAGAGAAGGGCGAGGCTGAAAGGACCATGAAAGAGCTGGCAGCGACCATCGAACAGTTCTCTCGAATGAACTGA
- a CDS encoding SMC family ATPase: MRLRYLELHNYRRFREARIEFPDGIIGIMGPNGAGKSTLIEAIAWALYGNKSESRNGREGIKRSGAGAHEECSVELEFELGGIQYRLRRSLKGKDLKAEAELTAGGGIIAKSERAVSQKVEEILGMDHQAFFISVFARQKDLSALSVLTPGERKKLIMRMLQLDVLQEVLDSIRRDGKDGRLLLQSHNERLLTPDRRSRKEVLTEEIGQLEVSVADLRAGLEDANALTATRVKELEAARGRREWTALKEEDYRRVERRVLEKRKEIEEVQRTAAMTERDLRALRDRLASLPDLEARERELEEAMATREGMEAEQARFEQRKGAAQNLNRVREEVRRTGETLASASEELAKLRDAQESLDRVTANLEEVEGEVMACRERTGITGTEIARLRKEAAGLAAKTSEISSLGPESSCPTCGRQLGDHHHHLLSKLGEEGNELSRRADELEEEHRSTKAKLDLAVRRKGALEARKRALGERVIEHGRLSATVETLQQRSAALEHELQEAQAVLDGIGEVTFDQRTYREVKDRITSLRPLAERCKVLRGEGARLPQLEARFEDITHSLASKGAELDRAKAELAAVGYTEGDLKAASEAYDRAFHAREAAYTEVSRRASALELATARVADRKSALEEVAAMEREIAERAGAVERLATLEKVMADFKQNVMERVVPTLSEVSSQLFTDLTDSRYGGIELNEDYEMQIYDGRDKYPLSRFSGGESDLANLSLRLAISRVLADRSGNDINFLILDEIFGSQDQVRKRNIMATLNRLEGQFHQMIIISHIDDTKDLMSNVITIKELEDGTSTVEM, encoded by the coding sequence ATCAGGCTGAGGTACCTCGAGCTGCATAACTACCGGCGGTTCCGGGAGGCCCGTATCGAGTTCCCTGACGGCATCATCGGCATAATGGGCCCCAACGGCGCGGGGAAGAGCACGCTGATAGAGGCGATCGCTTGGGCTTTGTACGGCAACAAGAGCGAGTCCCGCAACGGCAGGGAAGGGATTAAGCGCAGCGGGGCCGGTGCCCACGAGGAGTGCTCAGTAGAGCTGGAGTTCGAGCTGGGAGGGATCCAGTATCGCTTGCGGCGCAGCCTGAAGGGCAAGGACCTGAAAGCTGAGGCCGAGCTCACCGCCGGCGGGGGCATCATCGCCAAGAGCGAGCGGGCCGTCAGCCAGAAGGTCGAAGAGATCCTGGGCATGGACCATCAGGCCTTCTTCATCTCGGTCTTCGCCAGGCAGAAGGACCTCTCCGCGCTATCGGTGCTGACCCCTGGTGAGCGCAAGAAGCTCATCATGCGCATGCTGCAGCTGGACGTCCTGCAGGAGGTGCTGGACAGCATCCGACGGGACGGCAAGGATGGAAGGCTGCTGCTGCAGTCCCACAACGAGAGGCTGCTGACCCCCGACCGCCGGAGCAGAAAGGAGGTGCTGACCGAGGAGATCGGGCAGCTGGAGGTCAGCGTCGCCGATTTGAGAGCCGGACTGGAAGATGCCAACGCCCTGACCGCGACCAGGGTCAAAGAGCTGGAGGCGGCCAGGGGGCGGAGGGAGTGGACCGCGCTCAAGGAGGAGGACTACCGCCGGGTCGAGCGCCGGGTGCTGGAGAAACGCAAGGAGATCGAGGAGGTCCAGCGCACCGCGGCGATGACCGAGCGGGATCTGAGGGCCCTGCGGGACCGCCTGGCCTCACTGCCCGACCTGGAAGCTCGGGAGCGGGAGCTGGAGGAGGCGATGGCGACGAGGGAGGGCATGGAGGCGGAGCAAGCCCGCTTCGAACAGCGGAAGGGCGCCGCCCAGAACCTCAACCGGGTCCGGGAGGAGGTTCGGCGCACCGGCGAGACGTTGGCCAGTGCTAGCGAGGAGCTCGCTAAGCTCAGGGACGCCCAGGAGAGCCTGGACCGGGTGACCGCGAACCTCGAGGAGGTCGAGGGCGAGGTCATGGCCTGCCGGGAACGGACCGGCATCACCGGCACGGAGATCGCCCGACTCAGGAAGGAGGCTGCCGGCCTGGCGGCAAAAACCTCGGAGATTTCCAGTCTGGGGCCAGAGAGCTCCTGCCCGACCTGCGGGCGTCAGCTGGGAGACCATCACCATCACCTGCTGTCCAAGCTCGGCGAGGAGGGGAACGAGCTGTCAAGGCGAGCCGATGAGCTGGAGGAGGAGCATCGCTCGACAAAGGCAAAGCTGGACCTGGCGGTCCGGCGCAAGGGCGCCCTGGAGGCACGCAAGAGGGCGCTGGGAGAGAGGGTCATCGAACACGGGCGGCTGTCAGCGACAGTGGAGACGCTGCAGCAACGATCGGCCGCGTTGGAGCATGAGCTTCAGGAAGCGCAAGCGGTGCTGGACGGCATCGGCGAGGTGACCTTCGACCAGCGGACCTATCGCGAGGTCAAGGACCGCATCACCTCGCTCCGTCCCCTGGCCGAGAGATGCAAGGTCCTGCGCGGGGAGGGGGCCCGACTCCCTCAGCTGGAGGCAAGGTTCGAGGATATCACTCACTCCCTGGCCTCCAAGGGCGCGGAACTTGATAGGGCCAAAGCTGAGCTCGCTGCGGTCGGATACACCGAGGGCGATCTCAAGGCGGCGTCGGAAGCATACGACCGCGCTTTCCATGCCCGCGAGGCCGCCTACACTGAGGTCTCCCGCCGGGCCTCCGCGCTGGAGCTGGCCACTGCCAGGGTGGCAGACCGAAAGAGTGCGCTGGAGGAGGTGGCGGCGATGGAGAGGGAGATCGCCGAGCGGGCTGGGGCGGTGGAGCGCCTGGCTACGTTGGAGAAGGTCATGGCCGACTTCAAGCAGAACGTGATGGAGCGGGTCGTGCCCACGCTGTCCGAGGTATCGTCCCAGCTCTTCACGGACCTGACCGACTCGAGGTACGGAGGGATCGAGCTGAACGAGGACTATGAGATGCAGATCTACGACGGACGAGACAAGTATCCTCTCTCCCGGTTCTCCGGCGGGGAGAGCGATCTCGCCAACTTGAGCTTGAGATTAGCCATCTCCCGGGTGCTCGCCGACCGCTCGGGCAATGACATCAACTTCCTCATCCTGGACGAGATCTTCGGCTCCCAGGACCAGGTGCGAAAAAGGAACATCATGGCCACCCTCAACCGGCTGGAGGGACAGTTCCATCAGATGATTATCATCAGCCACATCGACGATACCAAGGACCTCATGAGCAACGTTATAACTATCAAAGAGCTGGAGGACGGCACCAGCACCGTCGAGATGTAA
- a CDS encoding DUF354 domain-containing protein, with amino-acid sequence MDIWVDIINPSHALFFNVVLKDLRDERFQVTIRERAETVELTKMLGIEGRVIGADHRNGVKKSLGMVSRTLALWTSVEDFDAALSFENGMSVMVSKMKGGRSVLLCDNDLKFFQKKSMLQYMETGVKDLADKVIIPQACYDAFASHMSGHGLYAYDGYKEDVYIADFAPNPHFTDQLPFDNYVVIRPEALASFYVLENRTLVPDLVRMFRANGINVVYLPRDKGDAEYAAGLDAYIPKHALNGLDLCYHADAVLTGSGTMAREAACMGKPSVSFFPGECLLSVDRELIESGKMFHSRDPKAIFQHVMSSIDGNRRADFSRSRKVKTEVIRLIREACGS; translated from the coding sequence ATGGACATCTGGGTAGACATCATCAACCCGTCGCACGCCCTCTTCTTCAACGTCGTGCTGAAGGACCTCCGCGACGAGAGGTTCCAGGTCACGATCAGAGAGCGGGCGGAGACCGTCGAGCTGACGAAGATGCTCGGCATCGAAGGAAGGGTAATCGGCGCGGACCACCGCAACGGGGTGAAGAAGTCGCTGGGCATGGTGAGCCGGACCCTAGCGCTGTGGACCTCGGTAGAGGACTTCGACGCCGCCCTGTCGTTCGAGAACGGCATGAGCGTCATGGTCTCCAAGATGAAGGGCGGGAGGTCGGTGCTGCTGTGCGACAACGATCTCAAGTTCTTCCAGAAGAAGTCCATGCTCCAGTATATGGAAACCGGGGTGAAGGACCTGGCCGACAAGGTCATCATTCCTCAGGCCTGCTACGATGCGTTCGCTTCCCACATGAGCGGCCATGGGCTGTATGCCTATGACGGCTACAAGGAGGACGTGTACATCGCCGACTTCGCCCCGAACCCCCATTTCACCGACCAGCTGCCGTTCGACAACTACGTCGTCATCCGGCCTGAAGCTCTGGCGTCGTTCTATGTCCTGGAGAACAGGACCCTAGTCCCCGACCTGGTGCGCATGTTCCGGGCCAACGGCATCAACGTCGTGTACCTGCCCCGGGATAAGGGAGACGCCGAATACGCCGCCGGGCTGGACGCATATATCCCGAAGCACGCCCTCAACGGCCTGGACCTGTGCTATCACGCCGATGCGGTCCTCACCGGCTCGGGGACGATGGCCAGGGAGGCGGCGTGCATGGGCAAGCCCTCGGTGTCCTTCTTCCCCGGGGAATGCCTGTTGTCCGTCGACAGGGAGCTGATCGAGAGCGGCAAGATGTTCCATTCCCGTGACCCAAAGGCCATATTCCAGCACGTCATGTCGAGCATCGATGGGAACCGAAGGGCGGACTTCAGCCGGAGCAGGAAGGTCAAAACCGAGGTCATCAGGCTCATCCGGGAAGCCTGCGGGAGCTGA
- a CDS encoding nucleotide sugar dehydrogenase: MKVCVMGLGYIGFPTALLLAEAGNEVIGVDVNQAVVERLNRGAISDEEPLMLNLYKRAAERFHAQTEVPEADAYIICVPTPLAKDMHVAGLEYVKSAATMVASKLREGNLVVLESTVPPGTTAKLVVPILKSSGLSADQFYAAYCSERAIPGNVVYEMTHNDRIIGGKDWQSASKAKDLYASFVKGTLHLTDLTTAEFIKLMENTYRDVNIALANEFAKVAEDNNINIWEAREFANKHPRVNIAKPGPGVGGHCIAVDPWFLADNSMNCQLIKTARDINDSMPNYVIRTIKSMLKDVENPTITLLGVAYKGNVSDSRETPAHRIIKLAENEGITVRCHDPLVKRFDVELESLNEASNNSDCLVLVTDHDCFKTINPYHLNMRNKNLLDTRNCLDPDAWVGAGYTVKVLGNAEILKPTADVEPTQIKVKDLAAQRI; this comes from the coding sequence ATGAAGGTTTGCGTAATGGGGCTAGGGTACATTGGGTTCCCGACTGCCTTACTGCTGGCCGAGGCCGGCAACGAAGTGATAGGCGTGGATGTCAACCAAGCGGTCGTCGAGCGGTTGAACCGGGGGGCTATCTCGGATGAGGAGCCCCTTATGCTCAACCTGTACAAGAGGGCCGCTGAGAGGTTCCACGCTCAGACCGAGGTCCCCGAGGCGGACGCGTACATCATCTGCGTGCCCACCCCGCTGGCGAAGGACATGCACGTGGCCGGCCTGGAGTACGTCAAGAGCGCGGCGACCATGGTCGCCTCCAAGCTCCGGGAGGGGAACCTTGTGGTTCTGGAATCCACCGTCCCGCCGGGAACGACTGCCAAACTGGTCGTGCCGATCCTCAAGAGCAGCGGATTAAGTGCGGACCAGTTCTATGCTGCTTACTGTTCGGAAAGGGCCATACCGGGCAACGTGGTCTATGAGATGACGCACAACGACCGCATCATTGGAGGCAAGGACTGGCAGTCCGCGTCCAAGGCCAAGGACCTCTATGCCTCGTTCGTCAAGGGCACGCTGCACCTCACCGACCTCACCACCGCCGAGTTCATCAAGCTCATGGAGAACACCTACCGGGATGTCAACATCGCCCTGGCCAACGAGTTCGCCAAGGTCGCCGAGGACAACAACATCAACATCTGGGAAGCGAGAGAGTTTGCCAACAAGCACCCCCGGGTGAACATTGCCAAGCCCGGCCCCGGCGTGGGCGGCCACTGCATCGCGGTCGACCCCTGGTTCCTCGCTGATAACTCCATGAACTGCCAGCTGATCAAGACCGCCAGGGACATCAACGACAGCATGCCCAACTATGTCATCAGGACGATCAAAAGCATGCTCAAGGACGTGGAGAACCCCACCATCACCCTGCTCGGGGTGGCCTACAAGGGCAACGTTTCCGACTCCAGGGAGACCCCGGCCCACCGCATCATCAAGCTGGCGGAGAACGAGGGCATCACCGTCCGGTGCCACGACCCCCTGGTCAAGCGCTTCGACGTCGAGCTGGAATCGCTTAACGAGGCGAGCAACAACAGCGACTGCCTTGTCCTGGTGACGGACCACGATTGCTTCAAGACCATCAACCCGTACCACCTGAACATGCGCAACAAGAACCTGCTGGACACCCGGAACTGCCTGGACCCCGATGCGTGGGTGGGTGCCGGATACACCGTCAAGGTCCTTGGCAACGCGGAGATCCTCAAGCCGACGGCGGACGTGGAGCCGACCCAGATCAAGGTCAAGGACCTGGCGGCCCAAAGGATCTAA
- a CDS encoding cation-translocating P-type ATPase, with product MGYQSIIEGSGNYGRSEDENIGKGVSWILGSEGDAVRVVASIIALVASLLLAGSAPLLSDVLMLSAILACGLPIVIGAARGVVTRLDIRADVLVSIALVGAVLIGEPFAAAEISIIMTIGTIFEDRTARKAEEGITRLMELKPATARVVGEDGSESIIPAEEVGVGVIVRVLPGERIPVDGTIIRGRTSVDQSVLTGESLPVDKDEADEVFSGTVNQFGTFDMRATKANEDSSLSKVIEMVRSADVGKAEVVRAADRWATWIVIAALISAVLTYSLTGAAVRAVTVLVVFCPCALVLATPTAMMAGIGNATKFGILVRSGDAMERLAKVDRVFIDKTGTLTNGMLEVISVEACAPMAADDLLALVAGAESRSEHPVGRAIICHARSRRLPLPSMEDLRVVPGRGIVARSEGRTVQVGNAEMMAETGMEVPKDLEASARQHRARGRATVFVSTDSKIIGMLALSDTLRDDARRTIERIHGLGLRTMLLTGDNAGAASCMAGAAGIPEMRAGLLPQDKMALIVAARDEENVCMVGDGINDAAALKGANVGVAMGGMGSDISVSVADVVLMNDDLRRLPYLLELSRKVLRTIHMNILAAMTLNLAAMILAAIGLLDPVVGALVHNVGSVLVVLNSARLLRVADPEGLPPRQGGGGGGISYHGEMHPLAGEAAQ from the coding sequence ATGGGCTATCAATCCATCATCGAAGGAAGCGGTAACTATGGGCGATCGGAGGATGAGAACATCGGTAAGGGCGTAAGCTGGATCCTCGGAAGCGAGGGAGATGCGGTGCGAGTGGTGGCATCCATCATCGCACTGGTCGCAAGCCTGTTACTCGCCGGCAGCGCTCCGCTCCTGTCCGATGTGCTCATGCTGTCGGCTATTCTGGCGTGCGGCCTGCCGATAGTCATCGGGGCGGCCCGTGGGGTGGTGACCCGGCTTGATATCCGGGCCGACGTGCTCGTTTCCATAGCCCTGGTCGGTGCGGTTCTCATCGGGGAGCCGTTTGCCGCAGCGGAGATCTCGATCATAATGACCATCGGTACGATCTTCGAGGACCGCACCGCCAGGAAGGCCGAGGAAGGCATCACTAGGCTCATGGAGCTCAAGCCGGCCACGGCCCGGGTGGTCGGCGAGGACGGGAGTGAGAGCATCATCCCGGCCGAGGAAGTGGGCGTCGGGGTCATTGTCCGCGTGCTGCCTGGAGAGAGGATACCTGTGGACGGAACGATCATCCGGGGCAGGACGTCGGTAGACCAATCCGTCCTTACCGGAGAGTCCTTGCCCGTGGACAAGGATGAGGCGGACGAGGTGTTCAGCGGTACGGTCAACCAGTTCGGGACCTTCGACATGAGGGCTACCAAGGCGAACGAGGACAGCTCGTTGAGCAAGGTCATCGAGATGGTGAGGTCGGCCGATGTGGGCAAGGCCGAGGTGGTCCGGGCAGCCGACCGCTGGGCGACCTGGATCGTGATCGCCGCCCTGATCTCGGCCGTCCTGACCTATTCGCTCACCGGAGCCGCTGTCCGGGCGGTGACGGTGCTGGTGGTATTCTGCCCCTGTGCCCTGGTTCTCGCCACCCCCACGGCGATGATGGCCGGGATCGGCAATGCCACCAAGTTCGGCATCCTGGTGCGCTCCGGTGATGCCATGGAGCGCTTGGCCAAGGTGGACCGGGTGTTCATAGACAAGACCGGAACGCTCACCAACGGCATGCTGGAGGTCATCTCGGTGGAAGCATGCGCTCCTATGGCTGCCGACGATCTTCTGGCCCTGGTCGCCGGGGCGGAGAGCCGCTCAGAGCATCCGGTGGGACGAGCGATCATCTGTCACGCGCGATCCCGCCGCCTGCCCCTTCCGAGCATGGAAGACCTCAGAGTGGTGCCCGGAAGGGGTATCGTTGCCCGCTCGGAAGGTCGGACCGTACAGGTGGGCAATGCAGAGATGATGGCTGAGACGGGCATGGAGGTCCCGAAAGACCTGGAAGCCTCGGCACGGCAGCACCGGGCAAGGGGGCGGGCGACCGTGTTCGTCTCGACGGACAGCAAGATCATCGGCATGCTCGCCTTGTCAGACACCCTGCGCGATGATGCCAGGAGGACGATCGAACGGATCCACGGGCTTGGCCTGAGGACGATGCTGCTCACCGGGGACAACGCCGGAGCAGCATCCTGCATGGCCGGCGCGGCCGGCATCCCAGAGATGAGGGCGGGCTTGCTCCCCCAGGACAAGATGGCGCTCATCGTCGCGGCGAGGGATGAGGAGAACGTCTGCATGGTCGGCGACGGGATCAATGACGCGGCAGCGCTGAAAGGGGCCAACGTCGGGGTGGCCATGGGCGGGATGGGCAGCGACATATCGGTGAGCGTCGCGGATGTGGTCCTCATGAACGATGACCTCCGCCGCCTGCCGTATCTCCTAGAACTATCCCGAAAGGTCCTGAGGACCATTCACATGAACATCCTGGCGGCCATGACCCTGAACCTCGCGGCGATGATACTGGCGGCCATCGGCCTGCTGGATCCTGTGGTCGGAGCCCTAGTGCACAACGTGGGCTCGGTGCTGGTTGTCCTCAACTCCGCAAGGCTGCTGAGGGTGGCGGATCCCGAGGGGCTGCCGCCGCGGCAGGGAGGCGGAGGGGGAGGCATAAGTTACCATGGGGAGATGCACCCCCTCGCCGGTGAAGCAGCTCAGTAG
- a CDS encoding ATP-binding protein, which produces MHIGRVVGNSVMETRFRMNFGEPLQVGEMLVVENETSPDRYLIRVMDIEHGADSDQKDWMETFAGQVLRGDAINMDYDVERVRPQLFCAGVSIPLGCIGSTFRKTKTIPNHFAKVRRTDIQDYEFLKNWLGDIQVGNLRSGDQVLDFPVGITGQAIPHHIGIFATTGMGKSNLMKNLALSCMSLRKYGFLILDPHGEYYDGGEAKKRGLKHAGRPDALVVFSSRKLDGPFNSLRLAASEIEISDLQNLYDFSEPQKECMQSAQYRYGDNWLVELNDRPVGTISKDLGENKYHEGTINVIKRRLENLFRLDLITRDPKLSVTNNIIDALHDGKVVLADTSNMYEEEELLVSTVLSRAIFERNKELYADKDRFDRLPPVLIALEEAQRVLTEAKGSIFAQIAREGRKFKTGLCAVSQQPKLIDTEIISQFNTLFVLGLADRKDREILKNSAKQDISQLENEIQMLMPGEALIASPFTPFAVPVKIHLYEEYLEKELARAPLKSTSRTTPDRGFY; this is translated from the coding sequence ATGCATATCGGTCGGGTCGTCGGCAACAGCGTCATGGAGACGCGCTTCAGGATGAACTTCGGGGAACCGCTGCAGGTCGGCGAGATGCTGGTCGTAGAGAACGAGACCTCCCCGGACCGGTACCTTATTCGGGTCATGGACATCGAGCACGGGGCTGATTCCGACCAGAAGGATTGGATGGAGACCTTTGCCGGGCAGGTGCTGAGGGGCGACGCAATCAACATGGACTATGATGTGGAGCGGGTCCGGCCGCAGCTGTTCTGCGCCGGGGTGTCCATTCCCCTGGGGTGCATCGGGTCGACCTTCCGCAAGACCAAGACGATACCCAACCACTTCGCCAAGGTCCGCCGGACGGATATCCAGGACTATGAATTCCTCAAGAACTGGCTTGGAGATATTCAGGTCGGGAACCTCCGCTCCGGGGACCAGGTGCTCGATTTCCCGGTCGGCATCACCGGGCAGGCGATACCGCACCACATCGGCATCTTCGCCACCACTGGCATGGGCAAGAGCAACCTGATGAAGAACCTCGCCCTTTCGTGCATGAGCCTTCGCAAGTACGGATTCCTCATCCTCGACCCCCATGGCGAGTACTATGACGGGGGGGAGGCCAAGAAGCGAGGCCTCAAGCATGCCGGCCGACCTGACGCCCTGGTGGTGTTCTCCTCCCGGAAGCTGGACGGCCCGTTCAACAGCCTACGCCTGGCCGCCTCGGAGATCGAGATCTCCGACCTGCAGAACCTCTACGACTTCTCCGAACCCCAGAAGGAGTGCATGCAGTCTGCCCAGTACCGCTACGGGGACAACTGGCTGGTGGAGCTTAACGACCGGCCGGTGGGCACGATAAGCAAGGACCTGGGGGAGAACAAGTACCACGAGGGCACCATCAACGTCATCAAGCGCCGCCTGGAGAACCTATTTCGTCTGGACCTCATAACCAGGGATCCCAAGTTATCTGTCACGAATAACATCATCGACGCCCTGCACGACGGCAAGGTCGTCCTGGCGGACACCTCCAACATGTACGAGGAGGAGGAACTGCTCGTTTCCACCGTACTCTCGCGCGCCATCTTCGAGCGCAACAAGGAGCTGTACGCCGACAAGGACCGGTTCGACCGACTTCCCCCGGTGCTCATCGCCCTGGAGGAGGCGCAGAGGGTGCTCACCGAGGCCAAGGGCAGCATTTTCGCCCAGATCGCCCGCGAGGGCCGTAAGTTCAAGACCGGATTGTGTGCAGTATCGCAGCAGCCCAAGCTCATCGACACTGAGATCATCTCTCAGTTCAACACCCTCTTCGTGCTCGGCCTCGCCGATCGCAAGGACCGGGAGATCCTCAAGAACTCCGCCAAGCAGGACATCTCCCAGCTGGAGAACGAGATTCAGATGCTGATGCCGGGGGAGGCCCTCATCGCTTCGCCATTCACCCCCTTCGCGGTCCCGGTGAAGATCCACCTGTACGAGGAGTACCTGGAGAAAGAGCTGGCAAGGGCACCGTTGAAGAGCACCTCTAGGACGACTCCAGATCGAGGCTTCTACTGA
- a CDS encoding PH domain-containing protein has translation MSMNDFQHTRVSRSRFSTKRLVSGEQILWEGRPSIIAYFLRSLLLAVFGGIFALLAVIQDGIDIDVSDLGSYIAILIMAVLALSMFILHRRWGLGEGLVAVIVILIVALNFGVTPLLYFVPAIIGLVALIIDYMVWSHTYFAISDRRIMTQTGIFSLMFVDTQIDRIQNVSVSQPFIERILGYGDVMFATSGEMGGIKSDVEDAKMRTGGAIMWENVPKPFDVRKTAESIIFRATKPQVQYVQQYAPAPVAAPAPAPSGEIADRLAKLKEMRDKNLVTEEEYQKKRQEIIGRL, from the coding sequence ATGAGCATGAACGATTTCCAGCATACCAGAGTTAGCAGGAGCAGGTTCTCGACCAAGCGCTTGGTATCGGGCGAGCAGATACTGTGGGAGGGAAGGCCTTCGATCATCGCATACTTCCTGCGTTCCCTCCTTCTGGCCGTCTTCGGTGGCATCTTTGCCCTGCTGGCGGTCATCCAGGACGGGATCGATATTGACGTCTCTGACCTGGGGTCGTACATCGCCATATTGATAATGGCGGTCCTCGCCCTCAGCATGTTCATCCTCCACCGCCGGTGGGGCTTGGGGGAGGGGCTGGTGGCCGTTATCGTCATCCTCATCGTGGCGCTGAACTTCGGGGTCACCCCTCTGCTGTACTTCGTCCCGGCGATCATCGGGCTGGTAGCCCTGATCATCGATTACATGGTGTGGTCCCACACCTACTTTGCCATCTCCGACCGCCGCATCATGACCCAGACCGGGATCTTCAGCCTCATGTTCGTTGACACCCAGATCGACCGCATACAGAATGTCTCGGTGTCCCAGCCCTTCATCGAGCGCATCCTCGGCTATGGCGACGTGATGTTCGCCACCTCCGGAGAGATGGGTGGCATCAAGAGCGACGTCGAGGATGCCAAGATGAGGACGGGGGGAGCGATCATGTGGGAGAACGTACCCAAGCCCTTCGATGTTCGCAAGACCGCCGAGAGCATAATTTTCCGGGCCACCAAGCCGCAGGTCCAGTACGTCCAGCAGTATGCCCCGGCCCCCGTTGCCGCCCCCGCTCCGGCCCCCTCGGGGGAGATCGCTGACCGCCTGGCCAAGCTCAAGGAGATGCGGGACAAGAACCTCGTCACCGAAGAGGAGTACCAGAAGAAACGCCAGGAGATCATCGGGCGGTTGTGA
- a CDS encoding exonuclease SbcCD subunit D, whose protein sequence is MRIVHVADTHLGFSAYRRVCEDDGPYRGLNQREVDTYRSFETFVDRVLDLRPDAVLHSGDLFDTVRPSNRALSFALEQLVRLSEAGIPTVIIAGNHSTPRLRETGSAFRLFEHLDHIYPVYRGAYERIVIGDLTVHAVPHSEGEGFKEQLPLIERCPDTRYNVAMLHAGIVGFSEFRMNEFNEQLVESCFLKEDLDYIALGHYHQRYDVTRNASYAGSTEHFSFAEAGQPKGFVHLDLSSGRREFIELPVRPMVDLGPVDAHDLDPASLRAQLESLLARDLEGKIVRLVVKRVPRTSYVTVDFKRLRELASRAVHFEPKFEVVQDNISVQSGSATLSSLEEEFVHFLDRYPIGNVNKDALKLQGLDYLKRGLEGSG, encoded by the coding sequence CTGAGGATCGTCCATGTCGCGGACACCCATCTCGGATTCTCCGCGTACCGCAGGGTGTGCGAGGACGACGGCCCTTATCGGGGCTTGAACCAGCGGGAGGTCGACACCTACCGTTCGTTCGAGACGTTCGTGGACCGCGTACTGGACCTCCGTCCGGACGCGGTGCTGCACAGCGGCGATCTCTTCGACACCGTCCGCCCGTCCAACCGTGCGCTGAGCTTCGCCCTCGAGCAGCTGGTCCGCCTGTCCGAGGCGGGCATCCCCACGGTCATCATCGCCGGGAACCATTCTACCCCAAGGCTGAGGGAGACGGGCAGCGCCTTCCGGCTGTTCGAGCACCTTGACCACATCTATCCCGTATACCGGGGAGCGTATGAGCGCATCGTCATCGGCGACCTCACGGTGCACGCAGTCCCCCACTCCGAAGGAGAGGGGTTCAAGGAGCAGTTGCCGCTCATCGAGCGGTGCCCGGATACGAGATACAATGTGGCCATGCTGCACGCCGGGATCGTGGGCTTCAGCGAGTTCCGGATGAACGAATTCAATGAGCAGCTGGTGGAGAGTTGCTTCTTGAAGGAAGACCTCGACTACATCGCCCTCGGCCACTATCACCAGCGGTACGATGTCACGCGTAACGCGTCCTACGCCGGCTCGACCGAGCACTTCTCCTTCGCCGAGGCCGGCCAACCCAAGGGCTTCGTCCACCTCGACCTGAGCTCCGGGAGGAGGGAGTTCATCGAGCTGCCGGTGCGGCCGATGGTGGACCTCGGCCCGGTGGATGCCCACGACCTGGACCCCGCGTCCCTGAGGGCGCAGCTGGAGTCGCTGCTGGCCCGGGACCTCGAGGGCAAGATCGTCCGCCTGGTGGTTAAGCGCGTGCCCCGCACGTCCTACGTCACGGTGGACTTCAAGCGGCTCCGGGAGCTGGCGTCTAGGGCGGTGCACTTCGAGCCGAAGTTCGAGGTGGTGCAGGATAACATCTCGGTCCAATCCGGCTCGGCCACCCTGAGCTCGCTGGAGGAGGAGTTCGTTCACTTCCTTGATCGCTATCCCATCGGTAACGTGAACAAGGACGCCCTCAAATTGCAAGGTCTGGACTATCTTAAAAGGGGGCTGGAAGGATCAGGCTGA